Part of the Candidatus Cloacimonadota bacterium genome, GGATGAGGTAAATTCCTTTATAGAAAATTGTGATGCAGTAGCTATTGGTCCAGGAATTTCACGAAATCAAGAAACTGCAAAATTCGTGAGGAATTTTCTAATTAATAATAACAAACCAACAGTAATTGATGCTGATGCAATAAATGCATTTGAAAATCAGCCCGAAGAGCTAAAAAAACTAAGTAGCAAACCTTATATTTTCACACCACACATAAAAGAGTTCTCACGATTAAGTGGATTACCAATGAATGAAATTAAAAAAGATGAGCTAAATTTTGCAACTGAATTTGCTAAGAAGTATAATTTAATACTTTTACTTAAAGGGAGCACTTCAATTATTACCAATGGAGATAAAATTACATTTAATATAACTGGAAATCCAGGATTAAGTACTGGCGGTAGTGGAGATGTACTGACAGGTATTATTTTAGCATTATTGGGACGAGGATTCTCACCTTATGATGCAGCAAGAGTCGGAGCATATATTCATGGCAGAACCGCTGATATTATTGCAGACGAAATTGGTGAGATTTCTGTAACTCCAACAAAATTAATAAAGAATATTTATCGGTGTTTAAAATCTGATTAAAAGACAAAAAAAGTCCCAACCATTTAAGATTGGGACTTTTTAATATACAAATATATAAAACTACTTCATCAGAATTTATTCTACGAAGCACAACTTCGTCCCGAATACCCGTTCTCCGTAGTACTACGAAGGATGAATAGGGACTTCGTAATGTAAACTTTAGCGTAGTAGGACCATTTTCTTGGTTTCACTAAATGTTGTAGTTTTTAATTTATAGAAATATATTCCATTTGCCAAGTCTTTTGGATACCAAACTGCTTCTCCATCTTTTCCATAAACAGTATCAATTAATTGGCCGATGATATTGTAAATCTTAATTTTTACTTTCCGATTCCTATTACCCGCAATATTGTATTTTATGATAGTTGAGTTTTTAACAGGATTTGGATAATTTTGAAGAAGGTAATCATTTTGTGATATAGGCGGCTCATCTATACCTTGTCCACCACTTGTATCAACAACTGCTCGCATCATAATATTTTGTGGGATACCAGTTGTATAATCAAACCACATTCCACCTGTATATTGATAACTTCTATTAAACGCTGGACCATCTGTATCCACTCCAATCAAGCTACTACTTGCTGGTTCCATCCATCCAATATAGAAATCACCATCACTAATAACAATGTTATAATCATCAGGAATAGTTATAACTGTCCAATCATCTTCTACCAGGTCAGAAATTGGAACAAAAAGCACTGGATCAATCAATTGTGTTCCTGGCAATCCGCCTGTTCCATCGTCATCCCAAACCCTGATAATGAGCTGAGACACAATAGATGTAAGGTAATATTTTAATCTTATCAGCTTAACTGGATAGCAAGTAGGAGTGATACGAACAGCAAGGCAGTTCATGACCGCACCGGCACAGTAACCACTTTCAGCAGAACCATCATCATAGGCTAATTCTTGGGCACTTGCAATCTCAACAAAAACTCCGGGTGGTTCATTAGAATATCCACTTTCTCCTTCATTATAAACCGCTGTAACAACATAATAATAAGTATTCCCTGCCTCAACTGTATCATCTGTATACAAAGTATCTGTTATACCTGTTTGAATTGGATCATCATAATCACCACTTGTAAGACTGCGGTAAACATTATAACTATTTGGTTGAGGAACAGTTGGATAGGTTGTTGTGCAACGAACTCCAAACTCACCATCTGGTAATTGATTTGCTGCTGCAACATCTTTCCAGAGTGCCCATGAGCCACCTGACAGCACATAACTATGCTCACTTGGAACAGTGGTTTCATCTAATGCACAATCAATTGTTGAGCTACATTCAAAAGCAATAATGAAATCATTTTCAACATCCCAACTGACCGTATAAGTTGCTGGGGTTCCAGCCTGTGTTTCTATTGGCATAGTATAAGTTGGTGTACTTGAATAAGTTGCACCAGATTTTTCAAAAACTCCAAGCGTTGTTGGACCAAAAAGAGAATAACTAAACACTGTAAACTCTTGAATTGTGCAAGCTCCGCCAACAGGAAAATCTTCCCCAATATAGCCTGATCCGCTTGAGAAGCTAATGGCATTTTCAAATGTTCCATCGTCCCATTGCATTTCACCGCCTAAACCTGCGGGTGCATCCCAGGTTAGGTCTACAAATCCAGTTTCCATATTATACTCTGCATTCAGGTTAGATGGTGGAAGTACATCTAAAGTGGATAAAACCTCAAAATTATCTACATGAAACCCAATAGTAGTTGGGTCATCGGCATTGGAATGTAATCCTACTCTAAATTGTACCGAGTCCGCATGTCCGTCTAAACAACTAATATCATTATATCCGGGCCAACCTGCCGAAAATGGAGTCCAGGTATCAATTGAGCCTGTAAAAACATAGT contains:
- a CDS encoding T9SS type A sorting domain-containing protein produces the protein MKKIITVIAVILLVAGFSYADSKIITAKEVKVNPVQIIAGSDTPIEINGSTVTRDWTQVFFEDFESGAPGWISLDETAVPATWHTDTFNAYSGSGKSWMMGDPEIGPNGGYLDHWYQVLDTPVITMPSSGTLTLSFYQFRAIEDPAGATAPFDGWDGFNIRISDDYGVSWTILTDCTPEYNCSSMYSFGFEHGECPSGIPGIPGWGGFTGGWIYTEITIPEEYLRQDVMIRFAFASDPAYCTLDNPDLIGVFVDNIDVAGVFYNDGEDETGFTMSSLVPVGGDLWHIYEDTAAPSPIYAIGCFDPATGTYNPNMENFFISPEIAYPNNVDVTWDMFVKTGLDEGTFPDCDFIYVEIRYLDQATGEWTSFNSISNPLQDPGIDNYVFTGSIDTWTPFSAGWPGYNDISCLDGHADSVQFRVGLHSNADDPTTIGFHVDNFEVLSTLDVLPPSNLNAEYNMETGFVDLTWDAPAGLGGEMQWDDGTFENAISFSSGSGYIGEDFPVGGACTIQEFTVFSYSLFGPTTLGVFEKSGATYSSTPTYTMPIETQAGTPATYTVSWDVENDFIIAFECSSTIDCALDETTVPSEHSYVLSGGSWALWKDVAAANQLPDGEFGVRCTTTYPTVPQPNSYNVYRSLTSGDYDDPIQTGITDTLYTDDTVEAGNTYYYVVTAVYNEGESGYSNEPPGVFVEIASAQELAYDDGSAESGYCAGAVMNCLAVRITPTCYPVKLIRLKYYLTSIVSQLIIRVWDDDGTGGLPGTQLIDPVLFVPISDLVEDDWTVITIPDDYNIVISDGDFYIGWMEPASSSLIGVDTDGPAFNRSYQYTGGMWFDYTTGIPQNIMMRAVVDTSGGQGIDEPPISQNDYLLQNYPNPVKNSTIIKYNIAGNRNRKVKIKIYNIIGQLIDTVYGKDGEAVWYPKDLANGIYFYKLKTTTFSETKKMVLLR